The genomic window ATCTTTACAGTTGGAGCAGTTGTCATGGCCTTCGCACCAGATCCTTACATTCTCATAATCGGACGCCTTCTCGTCGGTCTCGGCGTCGGCGTCGCCTCTGTAACCGCTCCCGTTTACATCGCAGAATTGTCGCCTTCGGAAATAAGAGGAAGTCTTGTAAGCACAAATGTGCTTATGATAACTGGTGGACAGTTCCTTTCTTACCTCATAAACCTTGCTTTCACACAGGTACCTACTTTAATTTCATTCTTTATCCTTTCATTTCTTTCTTTGCTCTATTGTTTTCACTGATCAAAATATAGAAAAGGTTCCTGGCACGTGGCGCTGGATGCTCGGAGTTTCAGGTGTGCCAGCTGTGATTCAGTTTTGCCTCATGCTCTTCCTGCCTGAATCCCCAAGATGGCTATTTATCAAGGTCTCGGAATAATTTTCTTACATTTTGACTTCATAATAAGCTCTTGGTTGACGTTTTTAAGCTTTTTGAGTTGGTTCTCATGTGTGTGTGCAGAACAGGGAAAAGGAAGCCATTGATGTGCTTGCAAATATCTACGATGTTGCTCGGTTGGAGGACGAAATTGCTTCGCTTTCTGTTCAATCGGAGGAGGAGGACCTTCACAAAAGGAAGGATATCAGATTCTGGGATGTTTTTAAGTCTAAAGAGATCCGATTAGCATTCCTTGCCGGAGGTGGACTTCAGGTAATAAGAGCTGAGCAAGTTAATAAACCTATTCATTTTTCTTCAAATACAAGGCTAATGTTGAGCTTATAGGAAACTATGATCACTGTGAAATATGCTTGAGTTAGGCTTGTAGATATGAAACCATGACAATTCTGATGACATTTAGTTAGAGATATATTCATTCATACCTTCTCCTATCAACTTTTAAGTTTTTAGGAGTAATGgttttaataaaacttaaacatttattttttcctttttgatGTAAACACTTCATATTTGCAGTGAATAGAAGTAAGCAAACAAGGTGTATTATTTGAGAACAAAATGCTTAAGGTGCTTATCCTCACACATATTGCAAGTGTGcagatatataaaaagaaaaatgaacagATCCCTCTTCTTTATTCTATGTACTATTTAAATATATGTGTGTTTCTCAAATAAACTAATTATTCTTAACCAAGCATATGATGGTTGATTGTGCAGGCTTTTCAGCAGTTTACAGGCATTAACACAGTAATGTACTACAGCCCAACGATTGTGCAAATGGCTGGCTTCCGCTCCAATGAGTTAGCTCTTCTTCTATCCCTCATAGTTGCCGGCTTGAATGCTTGCGGCACCATTCTTGGCATTTACCTTATCGACCACGCAGGGCGAAGAAAACTGTCCCTCTATAGCTTAGCAGGAGTAATAGTATCACTGATCATCCTGTCCATTTCATTTTTCAAGCAATCATCTGAAAATGCTTTGTATGGATGGCTTGCGGTTCTAGGATTGGCCCTGTATATTGCATTCTTCTCACCGGGGATGGGGACTGTGCCTTGGACAGTAAACTCAGAGATATATCCGGAACAATATCGAGGAATTTGCGGCGGCATGTCAGCAACTGTCAATTGGGTTTCCAATTTGATTGTAGCAGAGTCATTTCTATCAGTTGCTCAAGGTGCAGGAACTGGTCCTACTTTCTTGATCATTGCAGGCATAGCTGTGCTTGCGTTTCTGTTTGTGCTTGTGTTTGTTCCTGAAACCAAAGGGTTGACgtttgatgaagtggagattttGTGGAAGGATAGAGCTTGGGGCAAGAATCCTCGCACTCAGAGCCTTCTTGAATCTTGAGCATGCAAATGGATCCTAGTTCTACTATGATTAGAATGCATGCAACCTTTTTTGCACAATGCATTAGCAATCAATTTGTTATATGTTGTAATATATTCATGTTCCTTATTCCATTCGTTTTGAATAATGTTCGAGTCAACATTCAATATCAGTAGTAGTATTGAAGCATTCAATTCAGTTCATGAGTTGTTATATATGAAGGGAAATACTCAATCTCAACTTCTGAGAATCTGTGACTGATGAAATATTTGTATAGAAGATAACACATTTTTCAATTATAGATCCGTTTATATTAACCTCATCTATTCATTACTATGGAATTAGTGTGAACAAAGGATTAGTCATGAATTTAGACTAAGTTCGGTTAAATTAACTCAACCTGCTTTAATatctatcaaaattttttaaaatgaaaaaattagtaaaataataaaataagtagTTAATTACTTTTTAAATTAGGANNNNNNNNNNNNNNNNNNNNNNNNNNNNNNNNNNNNNNNNNNNNNNNNNNNNNNNNNNNNNNNNNNNNNNNNNNNNNNNNNNNNNNNNNNNNNNNNNNNNNNNNNNNNNNNNNNNNNNNNNNNNNNNNNNNNNNNNNNNNNNNNNNNNNNNNNNNNNNNTATATATCTTGATCAAGTTAATTTTAGAGAAATGTCATTGGATCATTATAAAAGACACCCTAAACCTTTtaccaataaaatattaaaaattgaaaaactgTTATTGTTCATActtttaataaaacaaaaaatgttAATAAAATGTACTATTTAACTACATCTCATAACGTCAGCTAATAATATAGGTGTATTTATCCGATTTTCCAAGATAGAGGATTGCATTGCCTTTGTGTATTGGTCCATAGTCCAAAGTTTAATGTTTGGGTTACTCTTTCATTTGTGCATCATCCATGATGTAATGAAGTGAATTATTTTGCAATTGAAAGACTGAAATTAAAGCACGTGGTGCTCTCCTGCTGTGTGTATTGGTAGGGAATAAAACACGTTGCCCACTCTATTGTGACTTGTCTCTACCATGCCGTTGGTGCCTTTAATTTGCTctcaaaacatttttcttttctatCCTTTTCAATAACAGCTAGGAACCTCAATTTTTTGTCATTCAAATCCTTATAAAATTCACTAAAAAGGTTGTATTAAGATTCATATTTAGGGCTTGCTGTGAGTTTGAGTTGAGATGAGTCAGTTAAAGTTTGATTCACAAAAATTGAATTGGATCATAATGTGATTCAATAACAatcaaatttatttataatatttttttatcataattatatttatatttaaaatttatatgtGTATAAAATTATGTTATATATGTTTATTTAAAATGATATATTATTatacaacaaacaacaacaaagtcttgtcccactaaatggagtcggctacatgaatcaaacgacgccattgtgctctgtcatgtatcatgtctacagagagaccgtttacatgtaggtctcgtttgaccacctcatggatggtcttcttaggtcttcctctgcctttcgccctttgttcatcttccatctcatccaccctcctaactggatgttctatcggtcttcttctcacatgtccaaaccacctgagacacgattcaaccatcttttctacaATTGGTGCAACTCCAACtttctcccttatatcttcattccttattttatccaatcgcgtatgaccactcatccatctcaacattttcatctctgccacactcagcttatgttcgtgctcccctttagccgcccaacactccgtaccatacagcatagccggtcttatagcggtgcgatagaatttacctttaagttttaaaggcacttttttgtcgcatataaaaccagatgcactccgccattttgaccaacctgcttggatcctatgatttacatcctattcaatctctccattgtcctgtatgatgcacccaagatacttaaaacttttaacttttcgtagagtgttttctccaatcttcacctctatattgggattttcccttctcagactgaacttatattccatatattccgtcttgctacggcttatgcgcagaccatacacttctaaagcttctctccataactccaacttcttatttaggtcttcccttgactctcccataaagacaatatcatcggcaaaaagcatgcaccatggcacctTTCTCTCCAATGCCCTTCCAAACTTCAATTGGGATATTATCGGGTCCTACtgtcctgccatttttcatccgcTTTGGAACCTCTTTTACTtcaaagtctcgaatccttcgatagtagtcaaagttttgatcttctttccTCGTGCATAACCGACccaggctcggaagagtcttctgtcctttATTAAATAACttgtagaagtagctcttccacctttccttaatcttctcctcttgagccaacacctctccatccttatcctttatgcacttaacctaatccaaatctctcgttcttctttcccgactctttgcgattctatatatacctttttctccttctttcataACCTCCTTTAtgatatattattataaataattaaaataaataaaatatccaGTATAATTTTACATCTAATTTGGTTCACAAAACTCATAAATTTAGTTTATCAAACTATTAACAACTCCAATTTAAACTGACTCAAGAGTTATCTTGATTTACTTCTGGCCTTATATGATGGATTCACTAAAGTTTTTTGTTTATCTATCGTATGATGAAATAAAATCATTTATAATCTGATGTAGATTAATTGGCTGGAGATACATAATAAACTTCGTTGTATCATATATGCATGTATATTTCTGCTGTAAGCAATCTTGATCTTTGATTATTTATCATAGGGGTGTACATGGGGCCGGGTGAAGTCGGATTTGTTGTGACCCAGACTTGATTCGAAATATACATTATGTCTATTTATTAGACTCGAATCTGGTCTTAGACCCGATGAAACTAATACACTTTCGggtcacaattataccgggtaaaaatcgagtcgttaacattacattacgttgatacttTCTTGTAAACtaacatgtaaaaatatccaatttttttagactccaaccattatttaacatggtaaaattcacttagaaaaatataacaagaaccaacccttcttcaaaattaaagcataaccacaatcaatactaaagcataaccataatcaatactaatattgtctaataataccaaatatttaaatcaatacaaataacataatattatgcattagtctaaagtcttatgcattctaaacataaaacattaacttatagttttataatgactaataacacaaaatattaaggtttacaatacttaaattccacataagaatagtcatgatccatcactaataacacagaatattaattgtgtatgatgaccgggccaccgggccaaCTTCGGGTGACCcaagctatggcccggacccgatccaaaataatgaccgggttTATTTTTAAGACACTTATCCAACCCTAAACCTGATAAAATCATACCAAATTAACCCCTAAAATATTcgaaaccggaccggaccggatCATATGCACCCCTAATTTATCGATCAATAAAATTGTTATACTTGCACAACTTAAAGAAGTCGTACCCATCTTGTGCCATGCATGTATAAGAATAAATTTCAGTATAATATAGCCATCAAAATATGTAAATAACACATGCAGTCTTCTTAACTACGTCCACTGATGAAATGACAGTttaattgaattatttttctTTGTAACAACGTGCAGAAATCCTCCTGTAGTTGCAAAATTAGATTCTTGCGTTGAAAAATTATATTAGTTGTCATAAATTATTACACCTAATAAGTAGTAAATATATATTTGAGTTTTTCCTaatatatgataaataatagcaAAACTTTTATGGTTACATTAATTCAAACTTCAATGATCAGTTAGTCTCTATACTTCTCAAAGAGAAAGAttatttcatgtaataaatacTTTTCAAATAGAATGGAATTTCTAGTGTGTTTTTTAAAAAGGATGAGACCTTAACGTGATATTTATAGTGTGTTTTTTTCATGGAATTTCTTTTGGAAAAAGTTTTAGATTTAGTcgaagaataaaaaagaatatcTCATATTATTGTAACACTTTTTATGTAGATAGAAAAACTACTAAAGAGATTCATCGGACTATTTTTGTTTCTATGTTTTAAGATTTATTGTTATCGAAATGTGTATCTATTTTTAGTATATAGTTTAACATAAagattatttcttttttttttttttagatttNNNNNNNNNNNNNNNNNNNNNNNNNNNNNNNNNNNNNNNNNNNNNNNNNNNNNNNNNNNNNNNNNNNNNNNNNNNNNNNNNNNNNNNNNNNNNNNNNNNNNNNNNNNNNNNNNNNNNNNNTGAATTTTTGAAGTTATTCTGATTTctctattattaatttattattattatctgttACTTTTTTTGTAATTCTTTTTAGCATATGTAATTTTTTGAGtttaaagttattttttattgaatttttggatttgaattttaaaatcctGCTATCTactatttttgttgatttttttgttgttttttttttttgaaaagcaGATAGCTCAACACAATAGAGTGGAGCAATCAGAACCACACAAATTAAAAAACTAATGTAACAAGAACCACAACAACACTAAACGGTTCTCTTGTtatctccggcatagccatcaatAACTAAAGGGATCTCCACCACTCCACTCGTTAACACTATTCGAAGACATGatgatttcttctcctttgcttGTGTGCTGGAAAATTCTCCTATTCCTTTCCAACCAAAGGTTCCAGACGATCGCACAGAAGCACCTCAACCGTTGATTACGCTCCTCCATCCTCCTCGGTTCTTCTGTCTAGCTAAGAAAATGCTCTTTCATCGATCCCGGGTAAAACCATCGTTGGCCAAACGCTGAAATCCAAGCACTCCACACCTGCCAAGCAAATACACATCCTAGAAACAAATGATGTACATGTTTCACATCATTATTACAAGGAACACAATTGATATCTTCCTGACTGATGATTCCAAACCAGCTCAACCTGTCCTTTGTATTCACTCTTCCTATCAGAACAAATCAGACAAACAGCTCCACTCTAGGAGGGACCAACCCTTTCCACACAGACCTGGTGAAGCTGTAACTATTTACCTCCTCTGGGGTCAGTTCCTCCTGcatcacctgcacaaatgagttagtggTAAAAACACATCGCCTATCATATTTTCACACCACTCTGTCTTCTCTGTTATGTTCTAATTTCACAGGTCTCAAAGTCACATGCAACTCACTCAGaagttccaactcccattggaataactctcgcctccattggaagttccaaatccactcaAACCCATCCCAAAAACCGCACTCCCCTATAACAGATTCACATtagtttgaaacagagaaaagcCTCGGGAAGCGATCCTTCGGAGATCTACCGAGCAACCATACATCCTCCCAAAATCGAGTTCGACGCCCATCACCAACCTCCATGGACAAGCCAGCAATCATCTTATCCTTCAGAAGTTGATTCATAATTTATAGTTGACAAATATCCTTCTATGGTTCTCCTCTAGTAGGCAGCTCTTAAGTTGACAGTAACTCATTGAGATTCAGATtttcttgttgttgttattatggttgaaatttaaaatttaattcttcttcttcatcaatttCATATTCTGGACTTGTTAATTTGTGAACTGatcttataaatttaaatttgtaaTCTATTGTTAAATTTATTGCTGAATTGCTTATTGAATCTGAATTTGCTTCTATTTCtgccttttttttttgaatttcgcTAAAATAGATCATCCGTAACTTTTGATTCCATCGAATATAGAGAGAATATCTCCAATGACTTGAGTTTTTTCTACCATAAAAGATTTTCAATTAAAACACCAATATTATAACTTTATTCAAGAATAATGATcaaactttaaaaaattttaaaaaattcaccACTTCAATAATTCTTTTAGACTCAATACaatgatttaatatttttatttatatttataataaattttaatatgctAACCAACTAATTAAGCAGCTCAATTTTAAATTGAGCCGTAACTTTTCTATAAAAGATTATCATACTTACCCAATCAATCAAGTTAGCTACTTGCTGTATGTAGACCAGCCACATGAGTTATAAGAATGATCATAATATAATTTTAGAATTAGTTTAGTTAAATTATTAGATTGAAAACAGCTAAAATGATGCAAGAATAAGAATTAAAAGTTcacttttgtaattaaaattagatgtCTGAAGAAGCTGGCATGCCTGCCCAATCAATCAAAAGAAGAATCCAGAGGTAGAcaagataaaaaaataagaaaacacaATGTTGataattattttggttttatcAAGTGTTAAGATGACTCAAAATAAACTATGAAATATTATTTTATAAGTAGTCAATAATGTATATTCAATCGAGTGTTCTAGAATCATGAACAACTCTAAATTATTTATCGTCAAATAAAATTGAAGAATAGAGGGTAGAGCCACAAAGACTCCAGAATATGGGACAAACGATAGGGCAGCGCAGTTATCATGATAACTCCACACAGGCCCGGGCCCATTCATCTGTaaccaaataaaaatatataaaataaattatcacATATTTCTTGTCCAAAAAAAAAGTTACATCTTTATATAAAGTGATTTTAGAAGCTTTTTGTTAAAGTTCAAATTTTACACATCTGGTGTATATTTTAGGATTTGTTAATTATATCcgttttaaacttttaattgtTACTACATCATCATATCGTCCCTAAAATAGTATAGTTTGAGAATATGAGAAAGAAaagtagaaaaagaaaactaGAAAAGTATTGATTACCAATCATTAagatataatatattaataaaataataaaaaggagtACTCGCTTTTTCCATGGTGTTATTGAGTGATAAGGACTGGCCACGTGGGTTGTTGGCCAATTCTTGTCCTATTGATTGCCACCAATAATACAATTCCACATCCACTTGCTAATTACCATTGCATGCATCCATGCATGATCCCCATGCCATCCATCACATGCTAGTCTCATGCATGATATTATTCTAGTTATTTATAAGAGTTAcccaaataaaataattaaaatttaaatttatcatattgtaactttttaaaattatagatatttttataatttttttattttatgtaaatCGCTATAAAGTGTAGTNNNNNCTATAAAGTTTAGTAATTTTTAAGTTGAACATAATCTACTAAAAGATagtataaattatataaaaaaagtgCAAATAAAAAATTGCTAGAGGATGTTGTAGTGATTTTTTGAAAGAATGAGACAACGCATAAACAGTTATAAACTCTGGTAATTTATGAAAAATCAACGGGCACCTTAATCTGTTAGAGGGTGGATTAGGGTGGCCGTTGATTTTTCATAAACCGCTAGAGCCTACAGCAGTTTATGCATTATCTCTTTCATTTAAAAACTGCTACACCCTCTAACAATTTTTTATTTGCACTTTTTTTTACGTAATATGTATTACTTTATAGCAAATTACGTTCAACTTAAAAACCGCTATACCTACATAGAATAAAGAAGTTACAAAAATGTTTGCAATTTTAGAAAATTGCAATATGGTAAATTTgagttcactacaagaaaatagagttattttaacactttattttttaacaccataattaaatgtcaaaattaatatatatttttgacaaatatcacaaatatcaaattttctatgttttcttgatgaataatttgaccGTAGAAAATTACTTCTCAATTTTGATattcatttgttttcaatttactccactatttttcttcttctttgggctctgttaattttgacatcacactgctctcagtttagaattatactactcattctttatcttcaaaatctcaatttattctttagtttcaagatctcattttattctttgttaaaattttttgttgaaaatattttatagtcaataagtgtcaaaataaatagtatttttgacaatTAATAAGTATTACTGAAAATATGTTCTCAAAATTTTCTgacaaattatttttgacagccaatatttatcaaaataagatttaaatttttttcacaatcacttatatattaaaaatactatttttgacaaaatttttattaacatattttcatagttaaaataatgtcaaaatttatttttttgacaaattttaattttcttttacacattataaccctaaaaaataatctatattATTGTAGTGGTTCTAATCGTTTTATTTGAGTAACTTGCCTTTATTTTTACcctcattatcattattaatAGTGTTTTAGGATAAATCACATAAATAAAATgacttcagctcaaaattattcaGATATATTAAATCATAATTAGTTACATATTATGTTATAAATAtctttatataaatcgaatcaaaTATTATTCACATGTAAATTGAATAAAAGAATGTGCTGtaatgatttgattttatttatataaaagtgTTCAGGATATAATGTATTATAATTTAAGATATCTATATAATTTTGAGTTGAAATGATTTTATTTGTGTAATTTATCCTAGTGTTTTAATAAGTAATCTATTTATGTGtcgttttttatttaattattaaatacaAACCTGTTATACATATAAGCCTTTTTGTCTTACAAGTTATACAGATTGGGCCAAATTCAACAAAAAAACGCTCACCTATACGAGCGTGTTAACACACGTGCTACTCAACGGTTTCTATAGCGCGCTCACTCACCATTATGAAAgaggcttcttcttcttcctcgattAAAATCATAACCGTTGTTTtttcttcgcgttcctcctcctcttccttcttcttctccttccttttTGCGTTTCTCCTCATTTTTCTTCGCATTTTTCATCTTCGTCGTCTTTTTTTTATTACTGTttttgttgctgcattttttttctccttctctttctattaattttacaacatgatgtattttttttctttatttgttttttcctcccaagaagaattatgagaatatgaaataagaagaagaagaagaagtagcagaagatgaggtggaggaagtggaagagttttgaattatgtagaacttatcagcacacatataccaaaaatttttaaagaatacacccaaatatctttgtgttacacccGAATTTGCtataaatacagaaaaatatttcctctaatactatatttttttcttctttttttcttatttctttctttcttttagttgaatgaatgtaagttcattctcttccaagtaattttgtaccattacgtatttcttcttctttttctttgtctgattttttttacttttattcttgttaaaagagtaaaacaagaagaaacttgagaagataaaataagaaaaaaaaaagatgaataaaaaaaaaaagatgatgatgatgatgatgatgatgaaaaagaagaataagaagcattagaagatgaagaagagggagaagaagagttttgaattatgcagaacttatcagcacacatacaccgaaaattcttaaacaatacacccaaatattttcgtGCTATACCCAAATATTTTCGTGTTTCActcaaatacagaaaaatattttctttaatacaGAAGTTTtatattacattcaattcaaaccatcaacgatgaacaacaattttcacagacaaaaacaacattattcacctaTAGAATCAttaaactactaacgaaaacattaactagaatcgaaccacacctTAGTCACTTGATTTGATTCAAAATAATCAATTTTGTTctagttcaattgacaatctaaacttgaattattcattatcttcaacaacgagataactgatgatggaggaaaaggagaaaaaggaaggaggagaaagaatttcaatgaaaaaaaaaggaggaagaagaggaggaggaggaggatgtggtgttgagagagtaaaataagaagaaacttgagaatgtaaaataaaaaggaaaagatgaataagaaaaaaagaagaagaagatggtgatgatgatgaaagaagaagaagaagcagcaaaagatgacaataaggaagagaaaaatttttgaattatgcagaacttattagcacacacatacaccgaaaattcttaaataatacacccaaatatcttcgtgttacatccAAATTTTCTACAAATACATAAAAGTGTTTTCTTTAATgatacatttttttcttcttatttttttccttatttctttctttcttttagttgaataagttcatcatctttcaagtaattttgtaccattatgtgtttcttcttcttctttgtttgatttttttatttttattcttgttaaaagagtaaaacaagaagaaacttgagaagataaaacaagaaaaaaagatgaataagaaaaaaagaagaaaaagaagaagaagaagaagatgatgatgatgaaaaagaagaagaaaaagaagaagaagcagcagaagatgaggaggagggagaagaagagttttgaattacacagaacttatcagcacacatacaccgaaaattcttaaacaatacactcaaatatctttgtgttacacttaaatatcttcgtgttacacctaaatttgctgcaaatacaaaaacatattttctttaatgcagaacttttatattacattcaattcaaacaattAACTatgaaacattattcacctacaaaatcataaactactaacgaaacaATTAGCTAGAATCGAACTATACCTCAGCCACTTCATTGAAtaattcaaaacaataattaattttgttcgttctggttcaattgacaatctaaacttgaattatttattatcttcaacaatgagataagaaagagaagga from Arachis ipaensis cultivar K30076 chromosome B09, Araip1.1, whole genome shotgun sequence includes these protein-coding regions:
- the LOC107618953 gene encoding inositol transporter 1 produces the protein MTISISTPGPGSSGYLDMYPERKVSAFKNPYILGLTAVASIGGLLFGYDTGVISGALLYIKDDFEQVKQSNFLQETIVSMAVAGAILGAAAGGWINDAYGRKRATLTADVIFTVGAVVMAFAPDPYILIIGRLLVGLGVGVASVTAPVYIAELSPSEIRGSLVSTNVLMITGGQFLSYLINLAFTQVPGTWRWMLGVSGVPAVIQFCLMLFLPESPRWLFIKNREKEAIDVLANIYDVARLEDEIASLSVQSEEEDLHKRKDIRFWDVFKSKEIRLAFLAGGGLQAFQQFTGINTVMYYSPTIVQMAGFRSNELALLLSLIVAGLNACGTILGIYLIDHAGRRKLSLYSLAGVIVSLIILSISFFKQSSENALYGWLAVLGLALYIAFFSPGMGTVPWTVNSEIYPEQYRGICGGMSATVNWVSNLIVAESFLSVAQGAGTGPTFLIIAGIAVLAFLFVLVFVPETKGLTFDEVEILWKDRAWGKNPRTQSLLES